The sequence ttttttcttttaattttaattgtattagcttttctttttaatgactgattttaaatgccatttgcttaatgtctttcattttttgtaaagcactttgaattgccttgtgttgaaaagtgctatataaataaccttgccttgccttgccttgccttgccttgccgttACTGACTGTTACTCATATCAAAACATTCAATACATTAACTCTCCCAGCCCCAAATACAATTCTCTACAGACTCTTCAGCTGTAATTAAATATTGCAAAAATAGCAGCAGTGATATGGTGCACAGATCAGTTTGAAAAAAATCGGTCCATTTATTTAAGTACTTTTCAAGGTCAAATTAACAATTACTCATGATATACTGTAGATCAATTGGCAGGTACATTATTCAGTTTATCTTTATAAGATTGACTTACTTTTATTAATACTACTAAATGATTAACTTCTGAAACCATAAAAGAATGATAACTTAAATGAAATGAATCAGTGACCACTGCTAGCTCAGTGTCACACGTTTCAAACCTAGTAGTACCAACAAGAGGAAGATATTTAGTCACAAACTTCCCTCATGCTTCTTCTTCTGTCTCTTAGATTGTTCTGAATTTTACTTCCATGGACCTCTTCAGGAGTCACTTGTGTTGGTACGACCATGTGGAGGTCCGGGACGGGTTCCGGAGGAAAGCCCCTCTGAAAGGTCTGTAACTTTGACTGACACCTCGCCTCCCTCTCATGCAGAAACCTCAAGTCATTCCTGTGTCATAAACTCATTTCCAAGCTCCGTGAAGTGTCATTTCTTCATGGACTTTTGCAGGCCGTTTTTGTGGAGACACGCTTCCAGAACAGATCATCTCCACCGACAGTCAACTGTGGATTGAGttcagaagcagcagcagctggttgGGGAAAGGCTTTACAGCAGTCTATGAAGGTACAACATTGACAATAGTGTATGCTTTTATTCAGCACTTCTTTCCCCTGACTGTAGAAGTATAGAAAGCTTACCCCTGGTTGAAACAAATCACTTCTCACCTCCTGTGCAGCCATCTGTGGGGGAGAGGTGAAGCGGGACAGCGGCCAGATCCAGTCTCCCAATTATCCCGATGACTACCAGTCcaacaaaatgtgtgtgtggaaaatCACAGTCGCAGAGGGTTTCAACGTTGGCCTCTCCTTTCAGTCATTTGAGGTAAAATCACTTTTCAAGGCATTGTGAAAAGGAGAACATGCAAGAATGCTTCACCAGCCTCAGATTCACCACGTTTTCTTAGCGCTTTAGTTTTTCGACTTTGAAAGGCGAGTAAGGCCTCATCTGCTGTAACATCTCTTTGCAAACATCACTGGCCTTGCTTCCCCTGCAGATTGAGAAACATGACAGCTGTGCCTACGACTTTGTGGAGGTGAGAGACGGCGGCTCAGACAGCAGCCCACTGCTCGGACGTTTCTGCGGCTACGACAAACCAGACGACATGAAAAGCAGCTCCAACCAGCTCTGGCTGAAGTTTGTGTCCGACGGCTCGGTCAACAAAGCCGGGTTTGCAGGCAACTTTTTTAAAGGTCAGAAAGTCATTACGGTAACGAACGGCCAGGATTGAAGAGAGCGTCTGGTTTTATTTTTGACGTTTTCCAATTTCCAGAGATGGACGAGTGCTCCAGACCCGACCACGGTCACTGTGAGCAGCGCTGCCTGAACACGCTGGGCAGCTACAGGTGTGCCTGTGATCCAGGGTATGAGCTGGCAGCGGACAGACGCAGCTGTGAGAGTGAGTGGAGACGCGACTTCACACACTGCGCCTGCATACTGCTTCAGTCACATCTGTACCCTGCTTGTAGAGATCTTCTCTCAGTGCAACACATATCCAATGTCTCTGAGAAGACAATCAAGTGGAAGATTTTACAATcaattctgaaccgaactggaagccagtgtagtgaggccagaattggggtgatgtggtcatgctttttgtggccagtcagaagacgtgcagctgcgttctgcactagctgcaggcgtctaattgaggcctggtccatacccacgtacgtacagagcgttgcagtaatccagtctcgaggtaacaaaggcgttaataaccctttccaggtctttaaaagataaaaacgacttggtcttggccaatagtcgtattttaaaaaagcaggttttgactacgctgctgacctgcttatcgaatttaaaagcgctattgaaggtcactccaaggttcgtgacagaggggaggatattatttttgagggagcccagaatatcaacctgggaggctggaggttggggtccaaaaaagataaCCACAGTCTTGCTCTCATAAAATCAAACCTTTCGAAAAACTGTTTCCAGTCTTTGGTTTTTAACTAATCTATCTTCCTGGGGGtatgcacttttttttttactaggtTAATTCATCTTCTACAGCTGTAGTATTTCCAATCAATAGGCTATGACCTTCTTCTACCACCAGAGGGCAGTACTACCTCACTGCATTTCTTGAGCCTTCAGCACAATGTGGTGCATTTCTTGATTAAAAAAGTGATTGCGTAATCTTTAGTAACTACTCTTCTTCCAGTATCACtcattcatattacataaaTGATCCTGGTTGTAATCTAAGTTTTTGTTATCAAGAGCTTGTTAGCTACGGGGGTAACATGTCCTGCAATTAAATGCAAGAATTCTGACATTAGCACAAATCTAAttaatgtgtctgtgtgttctcCCACCAGCAGCTGCCTGTGGCGGGTTCATCACCAAGCTGAACGGCTCCCTCACCACCCCCGGCTGGCCCAAAGAATACCCCCCCAACAAGAACTGTGTGTGGCAGCTGGTGGCGCCCATTCAGTATCGCATCACTCTGGTGTTCGATGTGTTCGAGGCCGAAGGGAATGATGTAAGTTCATGACTGTAATACATCTCTCTGCAGACTTTTGATCAGATAGTCTACTATAATCATGATCATTTTGCAGGCCAACTCTGTGTCCTCTGTAGTAAAAATGTCCAGtgtttaccaccaggtgtgtaAGTATGACTATGTGGAGGTGCGCAGTGGGTTGAGTTCGGACTCCGAGCTTCATGGGAAGTTCTGTGGAGCGGAAAAACCTGATGTGATCACCTCCCAACAAAACAACATGAGGATCGAGTTCAAGTCTGACAACACCGTCTCCAAGAGGGGCTTCAAGGCCCACTTCTTCTCTGGTAAGTAATGAGGGAACTTTACAGGAAGTGCTGAGGAAGGAAACACTGAGGAAGTATTACATAATGCCAAAGGCCTGCTACTGGAGGAAACATCTCTGCActccagaggtgggagaagtactctaGATCTTGTAATTGAGTGAAAGTATAAGTAGTGTAGTGTAGGAACACTAAAAATTACTAAATATACTTAaactaccaaaagtaaaagtacatatTACGCAATTGGTCCATTGAGTGTAATTagtgatgcattaaagtgttatcaaagctggtaaaggtgcagctatctacatctgtaaagtaactaaagatacaaaataaatgtagtggagtaaaagtacacgagttacctgaattgtagtggggtagaagtacaaagtagcaaacaattgaaatactcaagtcaagtacaagtatctcaaaattgtaattAAGTACTTGGGTAAATCTACTTGGTTACTTTACACCTCTGCTGCACTCCAAAAACAATGAAGCAGCTGTCTTCACTTTCTGATGCTAGACCGGAGGCAGGGATGTTGGACTTGTTTGTTCAAATGTAATTTAATTTTGCACAATTCAATCGTTTAAAAGCATGCCTGGAGTTTAAAGTGAATCTGTCAATTTCACATTCAGACTCACAGTTTGTATTATTCACATAATTAAGACTAATGTTTGTGTATTTCTCTGatggtattttattttattatctaatGTAAAATAATTGTGTAGAAAATGTCATTGCGAAAATGCTCTCCAACTAAATTATAAATATGTTAAAAGTGCTTCATGCGACAACAGCTGAAATACATCCACCTAAACAGACCACCATTTATAATAATAACGGCTATAgaattaattacattttttctcaAATGAATGTCCCAACTGAATGCTCTTTTTTGTAATAAAGAATATGTTGATAGCTCATCTGAATATCCACATAATAACATCTTATTCATTTTGTAATGTTGCGAATGACCagctaaaatgtattaaatggaTCCACTAGTGTACGTATCGGCCTATATCTTGAACCTCAAGCTGTTGATGTATTTCACAATGTATGCATTTGGTTCTTTGGACTGGAAGAGCTGAGCTTTTTAAAAACACTTGCATAAGACTCTTAGACAAGAGAGTTTTGCTGAGAGCGTACAGTACTGCAGATTCTCCCTCGTTCAGTAACACAGGGGGCCTTTGTGTCTGCACTGCAGCGGCACATCTTGGCCCAAAACTCAATATGTGGTGAACTTTTTCCGTGACGGATTCAAGTGCTGTGCAAAGGAATTTTGAAAAGCAAATTCTTTAAACATTTCAACAGATATAGACGAGTGCTCCAAAGAAAACGGAGGCTGCCAGCAGGAGTGTGTGAACACCTTCGGGAGCTACAGCTGCCAGTGCCGCAGCGGCTTCATGCTGCACGACAACAAGCACGACTGCAAGGAAGGTACAGTGGCTGTTCCTGCTGCATACTCGCATGTCTTATTGGAAGGGTCAGTGCACACACATTACAGAAAGACTGGAAACAAtgtcttatttttatttaagcaGAGATggaaaaagtacacacatcctttactcaaatagaagtacagatactcgtgtttaaaattactctggtaaaagtagaagtactgactaaacttctttacccAAGTAAAAGCAGAAATGATTAAAGTAAAATATTCGTTTGACACAAACAAATTATCATTAAATATAAGCAAAACAAAGATTATGTTATttggaaaacataaaacaaatccaCAGATACAATTAATACTAGATAACATACACATAGAAAGAGTATATGAAATGAAGTTCCTTGGTGTGGTTTTGGACCACAACATCAGCTGGAAACCTCATATCactctatataacacactaataTTGCTATATCTGATTTACTGTGTGGAGATTTGGGGAAACACGTACAAAACCAACCTACAGCCGTTATGCACATTACGAAAAAGGGCTATAAGAGTTATCAATAATGTTGGATATCTTGAACAcactaatgtattatttttgaagtcacacatattgaagttcattgatctggttaaatttaaaacggcacaaatcatgtacagagcaagacataatctacttcctaggaaattaaaaacattgttcatagacagagagggtgggtataatttgagaggaaatctacatttgaaacaactcaaggtcagaacaactctgagaagtatgagtttaacaatctgtggggtgatttgatggaatggtttggagcaggagttaaaacaaagcacacgcataattcagtttaaaaggatgtacagaaacacttttttggaaaactatgagaatgaagaaaggtaattgaagatgagaaatgattgtatatgtttgtataaatgtaaatgtatgtaggaataacttgcataatgatttaaaggacaatcattgatcaagtaaggggtgggaattaataagcatttgcttcctccctttcggacacatatgatttattattattattaatatgaagacatttttagtttttttgttgaatatacaaatattaccatgaatgtggataaatactgtattataacaatacggtattctgtttttcacatttgttatttgttatttttttaatctgttcgaaataaagactgaaagaaaAGTAAAGGAGTATGGgcaaaaagtacccataactagcagctgttttaaagagtacctgacctccctttatattaatagaacaataatgtcattgttagctaatgaatgtttccatgctgaacaacggcaacatgacaacgtttccattggtccctcttctttagagaagagcaggaagtgatggatacacggatcgtgttcaaatcaagaggcacgcaatgactctgaataataatgatcacgccaccaaacacacattcaaactaaagtaactaacctgttagaaagtacaggtatttgtgttaaaaatgtaagaagtaaaagtaaaaagtcatcaGAAAAATAAGAAGTGGAGTAAAGTTGcctactgataccagaaaaatgtacttaagtacagtaactaagtatttgtactccactacttcccacctctgtatttaagtgtttgtttttcaccTTTTATGTAATCTCCCCTTGAAAATGAGCTGACATGAGGGGACAAAAGCTCGGTGTTCTACTTTATAACTTTGATATATCTTATTTACATGTTATTTCTTCTGTCTGGACAGTTTTCTTCTTTCTTATTGTTATTACTTTTGATGGATGCCTATTCTTAGGGAAAGACCCCAGAGGACGCGTGTGGTGAAAGGGGGAAATGATGTGACCACTCTGTGATGCAGCTTCCATTGTTTTGCTTTCCAGCGGGCTGTGATAACGCCGTGAGCACGGTGTCCGGCACAATGAGCAGCCCCAACTGGCCCGATAAGTATCCCAACAAGAAGGCCTGCACCTGGTCTCTGTCCACAACCCCGGGCCATCGGATCAAACTGGTATGTCCAAGCGTCTTTTGTCACAAGCCAACTTGAAAAGAAAGATATTCATACCTTTTTATCACCACAGGTTTTCAACGAGATTGACATGGAGGCTCACCTGGAGTGTGCTTACGACCACCTGGAGATCTACGACGGGCAGGACGCTCGTGCACAAAGTCTAGGACGATTCTGCGGCACCAAAAAGCCTTCTCCAGTCATGTCCACTGGAAACAAAATGTTCCTGCATTTTTTCTCAGACAACTCCGTGCAGAAGAGAGGCTTTGAGGCTTCATACAGAGCAGGTGGGCAAAGCAATTTTCTACGCCCCAAAAGTCTGGAAAATGGCCCTTTGGAGAAAGAATAAAATACGAAAAAAGTGATGTTTCAACTATGTTTGTCCCGCTATGTTTAGAAAAGTTGCATTCTTTcctcacttttacaagatcCTCTGTGTGAGCCTCTAATCTTGTGGTTGTGAATTCCCAGAATGTGGAGGAAGCCTGAAAGCCGAGGTCAACACAAAAGATCTGTACTCCCATGCACAGTTTGGAGATACCAACTACCCGAGCGGCTCGGACTGTCTGTGGGTGGTCTCAGCTGAGAAGGGATACGGAGTGGAGATCATCTTCCAAGTGTTTGAGATCGAGGAGGAGGTGGACTGCGGGTATGATTACGTGGAGCTGTATGACGGTGCTGACATCAAGTCTCCCAGGCTGGGACGATATTGTGGATCTGGGGTAAGGCTAAAAATACCAGTTTAGAGTTTTAAAAACGGTTTAAATTACTCTTCAAAAACCCTTTTTCTTCCCCTCAGGCTCCAGAGGAAGTGTACTCAGCGGGAGATGCCATAGTTTTAAAGTTTCACTCCGATGACAGCATCAATAAAAAAGGCTTTCATGTTCGCTACACAAGCACAAAGTTCCAGGACACGTTACACGCAAGCAAGTGACTCTCTACCCCAAAACTAAATGCGGAGACTTCACCCCTAACTTTTGGTCGGACACACCCATCTCGAGTGGCTGCATGGATTGATACCGCAAACACCAACCCGCATACTTTTACACTCACATCTGTTTTGAAAATTGCATCTTCCATAGCTCTTTAGGATGAGAGGCGAGGAGTAGCTTGCAGTGATTATGTTGAGTAAATGCAGCGCCTGTAACGAGCTGATTAAGTCCTAGCACTGTGTTGAAGATATACAATGTATATATTGTGATATAGTCTTAATTTTAATGAATGTAATGCACTTTGTTGTTTTATAAAAATGGACGAATGCacataacaaaataataatgatgGAGAAAGAAATGATGTAATCTGAGTTTTCCTTCCCAAAATATGAATTGTtcgtttattttatattttgtctgacttgcatttgatattgaattTTCATTTCATTCTTTACAGATTCAATTAGCGCCACATAATTCAATCTATCCAATATTCCCTTTACATCTCTGACTACGTCCTCATCagtaaaacaaatgtatacTGACTTTGAACAGCAACTTAATACATAATAccttgatttattttttaactcaCTTTAGTCTTTGAGAAGTGTACAATGTGGGCGTATAAGTACAGAGACAACAATTCAAGGAAGTGAGGAAGCGAGGATGTACAAACTGAAATAGGAGCCCTGAGCCTTCCATTTAGACCGATAGGGCTCCAACACCAACATAATGTAATCAAATGGCAAGGATGATCTATTTACTTTTTAATTTGGAATAAGTACTTTGGAAAGAAGTTGGAAGacattttttaaacttttattaacattttaatttagTGTTATATTGGTTGCCAACATGTATCAGCCATTGAGTCAGCTAACAGTCAAGACATCTATCAAAACCAGTAGAACATATCCACACTTAAAAccatttgttcacattataaaaAACGTATTAAACCCAAATTACCTTAAATACGCTTTTACAAATGTGTTGTCGTTGTTCTGCTGCTAGTTCGAATAAAAAAACATTCCCATTGTCCCTGAAtgcaccaaaaaaaaaaactaacaaTAGGATATAGCACCTGATTAACTAAAAATGTACTGTATCAACATATCCATAAAACCACATTATAGAGTGGTAAATATATGTGGATCATGAACAACAAAAGATTATTGAatgattaaaataataataaaccagACAGTTTCATATTCTTCACTGAAGCACAGCTCCTCTGAAGTGAAACGTGTGGCAGTAGATCCAGTCTAGAAAATGAACAATGTGTTACAGAACTTAAAAGTTCCCCGTGGAGCTGCTGTCCTCTAGAAGTGTTGTTTTCCAATGAGTGACCCTTTGTTTGTTTAGATGCACACAGTCCTTCAAATAGTGTCACATTGTGTTAATGATCACCAGGTGGCAGTCACACTCTAAGGTAAGCTGCAATGTGCCAACAAACACAGGCAAGAAGAAGACTGAAGGCTAGCTAGTAGCTAGTAGCTAACAGATTGCAAATGTGTGTGAGGAAGAGGATCTCCACAGGGCCCCATCTGGTTCTGTTGTTGAGATGTATCTAATGTACAATGCAACTTCACAATTCTCCACTTCTCTACATAGTAAAAGTAATTGTTCCATGTTTGTTTATCaactttttaaaatctttttcagttgcatatttgtcacACTTTTTTAAATCTTAGGGAGGAACACTTTGAGTGGCTCATTCTCATGCACTTTATCCAGGAAGCCGAGGTTGAAGTAGGGGAACAGGGTCTCGGTGAAGGTCTCCCTGAAGGTGTACAGGTGTGCCATGCACTCTGCGTTGTAGAAGGACACCAGGCCCCTCTTGTAGTCCAGATACACCCCGATCCTGACCAGGGGTTCCTCCAGGGACAGGACGGTGGGAGGGGAAGTGCCGGCCATGTACTGTATCCCATAAGACAGGGAGAGGGTCCAGAAGCCGTTGGCAGGGAGGGCTTTGATGACCCCCTTCCTGGGCACCGACTCCCGGGCCACCCCCACCGTCCACACGGTGCTGCTGTAGACTTCGATCTCCCAGTAGTGGCGCCCGTGGGTAAAGCCCTGGCTCCCCAGCAGCGACAAGGCAGCGTTGAACCGTGAGGGGTTGTCCTGCACCGTGAGGTTAAAGGTCTGGTAGCGCACACAGGTGAGGGAGGAGGTCAGGCTGAGCCAAGGGTTGGCCGTGCTGGAGTTAAAGGTGATGGCCGCTGGAACTTAAAACAGGACAAATAACAAAAGAGTTAAAAGATCAGTGGGTTTCTGTGCAGGCTATTGCTTGAAAAATGGGGCCAAAATGATACCAGAGGGACATTTCCCCCCAAATAGGATTTGTTGTATATCCATTACTCccactgtgtcactttgaaatcttAAAGAATACTGCATGCCTCCAGAGTGAAGGAAAAAGCCAAGCCTTCCTAAACATTTCCAAAAGTCTTGAtgaatttaaagtggacctatcatgctatattttaaaaatatattgtagggccatacctatacaaaacatgtctgtgaagtctttttttcaaaacaccaaacaggtcacccattgtagccatccctcatactgctcatacccctcttttgaagccctgttagagaaacgcggatcttgggtccttagcttgaaaaaatgaaagaagaggaggtggagctaatgcctgatcagaattctaccagaGATAAAGTTACATTtggttgtgataaaacgccatcctgtttaaaccacgtcaaagattatttctgaaacagtatggagctcaaatgctttttctcttgcgggtttatcacaaggtgagttctttttttatttcctgctttttaaacacatgtgctctccagtacaggttagcgctgagtgttagcgaggctcgCTAATGCAAACaaagacgtccaaaacacgtcaggcattgtttctgatagcaactttctgtgggtccgctgccgatttgacgtcagttcggatggaatctgtatccgttcgttgtacacccgttttttaaaagatttgggtacggaggaaaagagagagggttttattgcgtgcgtgagttccccgacgcaccggggacacatatgtataaaagacatcacaaagtgaattctgcatgataggtcccctttaagtaaatgGGATCTAGTTTTAACAACACAAACTCTCACAACTCGTACAATTTAATCCAAGTCTAATTCATCCAATGATATGATCGCTTTTTTATAGACATGCATTTTAACTAAAACCTTACTATCTAACACTTTTGGTAAAGTTCAGTGTTTAGGAAGAAGTGAGCATACTGTATAAATGAGACTTTGATTAAACTGCGAGTTTGAGAAAAGGTATGTTTAGTTATAGATCTACAGTTTCTTCAATTCATCAATAGTTTTCTCAGTTATTTGTTAATTGTTCACACCGGAGATGTGACGAGAAGGTTTCTTCAAGAATTCATGATGTGAGTAATAGATCTAAAAATGCTCATTTTCATGTATTCCTTTAGTACCTGGGTAAAGGCTTCCTTTCATGGATTTCCACACTCTGTACTGCAGGGGTCCCGCAAAACGACCCTCACACAGACTGGGCGGTGTGAATGTTGGTTTTTCAAACTTCAGTGAAGGCCTTCCAACATAAGCAAAAAGTCAGAACACTTAAGAGACGGAGATAAAAACAAAATCTATGCAGAATAAAACATTCAGACGCTTCTCTCACTCACCTCTGGAGCAGGGCTTTGATGCTCTGAATCGAGACAGGAATAAACACAAGACAGACATAAACTGTGATTAGTATCTGAGAATCAGAACGCTTTTTCCACATTACATCAATGCCTGAGCTCACGCTATCCCACCCTGTGGCTGGGGAAAGTCCCGCTGTATGGCCCCGTGCCTGAGCTAAACCCCTTATCCTCCAGATCAACAAGTGAGATCACGGTCTGCATCCTGTCTCCACTCTGTGCAAGTCTTTTGTTCCAAGAGAAGTAGCAGCTGTGTTAACATTTCTACCATGTACGATAGTCTTCAAAATAATGCAAAGTGACATGATCAACATGTTTCCGGCCCTTTTAATAATAGTGTACAAACGTACACAGGAAAGCCAGAATGGTCACACCCTGCTCAGTTACGTGTTTAAATGTTGATGTTGGAGCCATCGAGGCACCGACATACAGCCCAGATCATGAGAATGAACTTTTACCCCATATTCCGGTTTCATAGCATCCAAATGAGTCTGGAAACCAACAGATTTAAAACCATGAGCTCAGCATTTCTTGCTCTAATTACCCCCAGAGCTGACTCGTCATCTTCTGTTTCTCATTTCCAGATGGATTGTTTTGAACGTGTATGCGGTTGGTTTCAGCGGATCTTACCCGCAGCAGGGTGAAGGCATCCTGCTCCCTCAGCTTGTCCTCGATCTCGTGGAGGGCCCCCTGCAGACGGGAGATCTCCACACAGAGCAGCGCCTTGTGCTCGTCCAGGCGGATCAGCTCCCTGCGCTCCTCCGTCTTCAGCTTCACCTGCAGCAGCTTCTCCTCCTGGTACAGGAACTGGTGCAGGTCGCTGAACTGGGCCTCGATGCGCTGCTTCAGGTCAGCcgtgtggtcctggatcatggACAAAGTCAGTGGGAGCAATCTCTTACAGAGTTTTCACAAAGATGATCTTTTGTTCTTAGCTGCTGCAATCTATGTTGGGAATTAGACATGTTAAAATCTTTGTTTTGCAGATTGCGTTCTAGCAAAAGCCGATTTTAAAGGTGCCCTATTCTGttgttcatcaatatattacaggtctcagatatatacaaatcatgtctctgaagtgtttgaaataccaaacagatcattgcagcattacccataatcccctctgtttcatccctgtttcaaaagtgctgattctctgtctgttactttagatgaaaataaggagccccttggttggtgattggctaatggttacacaagccaaacaacTTTATGACATCACAACATGGCCaaaatcagctcattttcagacgggtttgtatagaaatggatcaggacaaaaagagagtggGTGTTTTTCCCTGAAACGTTCAGAGTCCCTtttcacagaggggacacatgtttatgaatAAAACACATGAATAGTGGATTTtgtataataggtgacctttaaggccTTTAATGTCAAAGTGGATATTTTAGTCCAGTAAAGATTGTATTGTGTGCTTTGTGGCATCTATGTGTTGTTTGGAAGTGTTTCCTCTCACCTTCAGCTTTGTAACCTCGTCCTCTACCTCTCTGTCACACTGCAGCGCCGTGTTGAGCTCCACCTTCAGTGAGTCCATGGAGCCGCTTAGAGACGCCTGACAGGACAGAGACACAACATCACTGCACACTGACCCGCATCTCCCTTCAAGTACAATGTCCCCCCTATGTATAGTTGATCTGAAGCAAAAAACTAGATAGGAACAGATTAAGAACTCATATACCTATATATAAAACTATATGTAATGTTGCATTCAAGTGCTCACGTACACTGTAGGAAACCAAACAGCCACAGCAGTGATTTACCTGAAATAAACTCCTGATATGCTGAATAATGTGCACTTCCTTCCCAACAAAACGATCTTTTGGAAACTAAATCAAAGTCAGTGtttagagaagaagaagaagaagaaattgacACTATCACAGACTGAAGACCATATGTAGTGTATTATGCACTAACAAAACAGCCTGACTTGCAGCAACATGTGTAACAGAGAACTTGTGAGACCTTGACTTTAGAGGGTACTAAAATCATTATTATAGTATTTTGGATATTTGCCTTCAAACAG comes from Pseudochaenichthys georgianus chromosome 12, fPseGeo1.2, whole genome shotgun sequence and encodes:
- the LOC117455874 gene encoding bone morphogenetic protein 1-like isoform X1 is translated as MVAYVMEVAPSFLWLLLCSLRVSLAADWQAVDPHVTLLGDVIDYKDPCKAAAFLGDIALDEDDLRMFRALSNDGATPTVQTSDTDSVNSSRQSIRSKRATDRQSLRRRRRAATSRPERVWPDGIIPYVISGNFTGSQRAIFRQAMRHWEKHTCVTFTDRTTEESYIVFTYRPCGCCSYVGRRGAGPQAISIGKNCDKFGIVVHELGHVIGFWHEHTRPDRDEHVSIIRDNIQPGQEYNFLKMEPGEVDSLGEVYDFGSIMHYAKNTFSRGIFLDTILPRYDVNGVRPPIGQRTQLSKGDIEQARKLYKCARCGDSLQESSGNFSSPGFPNGYSAYAHCVWRISVTPGEKIVLNFTSMDLFRSHLCWYDHVEVRDGFRRKAPLKGRFCGDTLPEQIISTDSQLWIEFRSSSSWLGKGFTAVYEAICGGEVKRDSGQIQSPNYPDDYQSNKMCVWKITVAEGFNVGLSFQSFEIEKHDSCAYDFVEVRDGGSDSSPLLGRFCGYDKPDDMKSSSNQLWLKFVSDGSVNKAGFAGNFFKEMDECSRPDHGHCEQRCLNTLGSYRCACDPGYELAADRRSCETAACGGFITKLNGSLTTPGWPKEYPPNKNCVWQLVAPIQYRITLVFDVFEAEGNDANSVSSVVKMSSVYHQVCKYDYVEVRSGLSSDSELHGKFCGAEKPDVITSQQNNMRIEFKSDNTVSKRGFKAHFFSDIDECSKENGGCQQECVNTFGSYSCQCRSGFMLHDNKHDCKEAGCDNAVSTVSGTMSSPNWPDKYPNKKACTWSLSTTPGHRIKLVFNEIDMEAHLECAYDHLEIYDGQDARAQSLGRFCGTKKPSPVMSTGNKMFLHFFSDNSVQKRGFEASYRAECGGSLKAEVNTKDLYSHAQFGDTNYPSGSDCLWVVSAEKGYGVEIIFQVFEIEEEVDCGYDYVELYDGADIKSPRLGRYCGSGAPEEVYSAGDAIVLKFHSDDSINKKGFHVRYTSTKFQDTLHASK
- the LOC117455874 gene encoding bone morphogenetic protein 1-like isoform X5 codes for the protein MFRALSNDGATPTVQTSDTDSVNSSRQSIRSKRATDRQSLRRRRRAATSRPERVWPDGIIPYVISGNFTGSQRAIFRQAMRHWEKHTCVTFTDRTTEESYIVFTYRPCGCCSYVGRRGAGPQAISIGKNCDKFGIVVHELGHVIGFWHEHTRPDRDEHVSIIRDNIQPGQEYNFLKMEPGEVDSLGEVYDFGSIMHYAKNTFSRGIFLDTILPRYDVNGVRPPIGQRTQLSKGDIEQARKLYKCARCGDSLQESSGNFSSPGFPNGYSAYAHCVWRISVTPGEKIVLNFTSMDLFRSHLCWYDHVEVRDGFRRKAPLKGRFCGDTLPEQIISTDSQLWIEFRSSSSWLGKGFTAVYEAICGGEVKRDSGQIQSPNYPDDYQSNKMCVWKITVAEGFNVGLSFQSFEIEKHDSCAYDFVEVRDGGSDSSPLLGRFCGYDKPDDMKSSSNQLWLKFVSDGSVNKAGFAGNFFKEMDECSRPDHGHCEQRCLNTLGSYRCACDPGYELAADRRSCETAACGGFITKLNGSLTTPGWPKEYPPNKNCVWQLVAPIQYRITLVFDVFEAEGNDANSVSSVVKMSSVYHQVCKYDYVEVRSGLSSDSELHGKFCGAEKPDVITSQQNNMRIEFKSDNTVSKRGFKAHFFSDIDECSKENGGCQQECVNTFGSYSCQCRSGFMLHDNKHDCKEAGCDNAVSTVSGTMSSPNWPDKYPNKKACTWSLSTTPGHRIKLVFNEIDMEAHLECAYDHLEIYDGQDARAQSLGRFCGTKKPSPVMSTGNKMFLHFFSDNSVQKRGFEASYRAECGGSLKAEVNTKDLYSHAQFGDTNYPSGSDCLWVVSAEKGYGVEIIFQVFEIEEEVDCGYDYVELYDGADIKSPRLGRYCGSGAPEEVYSAGDAIVLKFHSDDSINKKGFHVRYTSTKFQDTLHASK